Proteins from one Drosophila gunungcola strain Sukarami chromosome 3R, Dgunungcola_SK_2, whole genome shotgun sequence genomic window:
- the LOC128258629 gene encoding mucin-5AC produces the protein MRNIYAFALLLIAAIASTTSGASVPGQGQLLCRNKANGIRALVPGSCSRFYECHNGIVTEYSCPNFYDFKTRSCVTYNPGCTEGLVVEPVAQHYARDTAKPCNGATTTAPPCETTTKLPCSDIYSTSTTTSTTTTTTCAPTTTTTTTTTTTCAPTTTTTTTTTTTTTTCAPTTTTTTTTCSPTTTTTTTTAAPTTTTTTCAPTTTTTTTTTTTTTTTCSTTTTTTTTCSSTTTTTTTCSTTTTTTTCAPTTTTTTTTTTTCSTTTTTTTTCSSTTTTTTTCSTTTTTTTCAPTTTTTTTTTCSTTTTTTTTCSSTTTTTTTCSPTTTTTTTTTTTTTTCSTTTTTTTTCSTTTTTTTTCSSTTTTTTTCSTTTTTAAPTTTTTTTTCSTTTTTAAPTTTTTTCAPTTTTTTTTTTTCSTTTTTTTTCSSTTTTTTTCSTTTTTTTCAPTTTTTTTTTCSTTTTTTTTCSSTTTTTTTCSTTTTTAAPTTTTTTCGPTTTTTTTTTCSTTTTTTTTCSSTTTTTTTCSTTTTTTTCAPTTTTTTTTTCSTTTTTTTTCSSTTTTTTTCSTTTTTAAPTTTTTTCAPTTTTTTTTTCSTTTTTTTTCSSTTTTTTTCSTTTTTAAPTTTTTTCAPTTTTTTTTTCSTTTTTTTTCSSTTTTTTTCSTTTTTAAPTTTTTTCAPTTTTTTTTTCSTTTTTTTTCSSTTTTTTTCSSTTTTCSTTTTTACADVTTTTACADATTTTACADATTTACPTASKAVAAAHSKRNPVRRNPVHRLLWEVAQLAGISSTRPEVQLKVSCAGKPDGFLMASPERCNDYYICRHQRALKVSCGDRYFNGLKGICDLPENTSCVQA, from the exons ATGAGGAATATTTACG CTTTTGCCCTGCTGCTCATTGCAGCCATTGCAAGCACCACCAGCGGTGCCAGCGTTCCCGGCCAGGGCCAACTCCTGTGTCGAAACAAGGCCAACGGCATTCGGGCCCTGGTGCCCGGCAGTTGCTCCAGGTTCTATGAGTGCCACAACGGCATTGTCACGGAATACTCCTGTCCCAACTTCTATGACTTCAAGACCCGCAGCTGCGTGACTTATAACCCTGGATGTACCGAAGGCCTTGTGGTGGAGCCAGTGGCTCAGCATTACGCCCGCGATACTGCTAAGCCGTGCAATGGGGCCACTACCACTGCGCCACCTTGTGAAACTACAACCAAGCTTCCGTGCTCAGACATCTACTCTACCTCGACCACGACTTCCACGACAACGACAACCACCTGTGCCCCAACAACAACCACGACAACCACAACCACGACTACTTGTGCCCCAACGACCACTACCACAACGACCACAAcgacaaccacaacaacatgTGCCCCAACCACTAccacaactacaacaacatgttctccaacaacaaccaccacCACAACCACTGCGGCACCAActacaaccacaacaacatgTGCCcctacaactacaacaaccaccacgacgacaacgacaactACAACGACTTGCTCGACAACAaccacaacgacaacgactTGCTCgtcaacaaccacaacaacaacgactTGCTCCACAActacaaccacaacaacatgTGCccctacaacaacaacaaccaccacaacgacaacgactTGCTCGACAACAACCACGACGACAACGACTTGCTCgtcaacaaccacaacaacaacgactTGCTCCACAActacaaccacaacaacatgTGCccctacaacaacaacaaccaccacAACGACTTGCTCGACAACAaccacaacgacaacgactTGCTCgtcaacaaccacaacaacaacgactTGCTCccctacaacaacaacaacaaccaccacAACGACAACTACAACGACTTGctcaacaacaactacaacgacaacgacatgctcgacaacaaccacaacgacaacgactTGCTCgtcaacaaccacaacaacaacgactTGCTCCACAACAACCACCACTGCGGCACCAActacaaccacaacaacaacgactTGCTCCACAACAACCACCACTGCGGCACCAActacaaccacaacaacatgTGCccctacaacaacaacaaccaccacaacgacaacgacttgctcgacaacaaccacaacgacaacgactTGCTCgtcaacaaccacaacaacaacgactTGCTCCACAActacaaccacaacaacatgTGCccctacaacaacaacaaccaccacAACGACTTGCTCGACAACAaccacaacgacaacgacatgCTCgtcaacaaccacaacaacaacaacttgctccacaacaacaaccactgCGGCACCAActacaaccacaacaacatgTGGccctacaacaacaacaaccaccacAACGACTTGCTCGACAACAaccacaacgacaacgactTGCTCgtcaacaaccacaacaacaacgactTGCTCCACAActacaaccacaacaacatgTGCccctacaacaacaacaaccaccacAACGACTTGCTCGACAACAaccacaacgacaacgactTGCTCgtcaacaaccacaacaacaacgacttgctccacaacaacaaccactgCGGCACCAActacaaccacaacaacatgTGCccctacaacaacaacaaccaccacAACGACTTGCTCGACAACAaccacaacgacaacgactTGCTCgtcaacaaccacaacaacaacgacttgctccacaacaacaaccactgCGGCACCAActacaaccacaacaacatgTGCccctacaacaacaacaaccaccacAACGACTTGCTCGACAACAaccacaacgacaacgactTGCTCgtcaacaaccacaacaacaacgacttgctccacaacaacaaccactgCGGCACCAActacaaccacaacaacatgTGCccctacaacaacaacaaccaccacAACGACTTGCTCGACAACAaccacaacgacaacgactTGCTCgtcaacaaccacaacaacaacgactTGCTCGTCAACAACAACGACTTGctccacaacaacaaccacagctTGCGCTGATGTGACAACGACTACCGCATGTGCTGATGCCACAACAACCACCGCATGTGCTGATGCGACAACAACTGCCTGCCCGACAGCCTCAAAGGCGGTAGCTGCCGCCCACTCGAAACGTAATCCCGTCCGCCGGAACCCCGTGCACCGTCTCCTCTGGGAAGTGGCCCAACTGGCGGGCATTTCGTCCACTAGACCCGAGGTTCAGCTTAAGGTCTCATGTGCCGGCAAACCCGATGGATTCCTGATGGCTTCGCCCGAGCGGTGTAACGACTATTACATATGCCGCCACCAGCGTGCCCTGAAGGTCAGCTGCGGTGACAGATACTTCAATGGACTGAAGGGCATCTGCGATCTCCCTGAAAACACCAGCTGTGTTCAGGCGTAA